The DNA sequence GCTGCACAATTTTGAACGACCAGCGGCCTATTTCTTCTATTGCCTACTTTATGAATATAATCCACCAAAACCTCTTTTCCCGTTCCTGTCTCTCCATATATTAAAATAGGCGAATCCGAATTTGCGATTTTCTCAGCATACTCCTTAATTTTTATTGTCTCTTTACTTTTCCCTACAAACTCCATTTTCATCACCCCTGTTTGTAGTTATAATACCACAACCTGGGGACGGTTCTCAATTTATTTCTATCTGCAAAAATTTTATCCCATGGGGACGGTTCTCAAATTATTCTTGTTTTTGAAAATTTAGACAATCTATTTATAGACCTAATCTTAATTTTTCAATCACATTTATATTGATTAATTTTTTTAAGGGGTCTCCCTAATTAAAAACATTTGGTTGCAACTATATATATTTAAACTACATTTTTACTTATTATTTTAGTAAAGTAAAAATAATAACAAGATGACTTGTCCTAATTATTGTCGAGTTAAATAAATTGAGAACCGTCCCTAGGAATTTGTCCTAATTGTCGTAGAGTTGATTAAATTGAGAACCGTCCCCAATAAAAAAAGGGTGAAGGCCCTTTAGTTTTTAGGTAGGTTGATGTTTAGTTCGAGGGAGTTGTCGATAAAGCCATCGCCGTTGCTGTTGATTTCGTATTCGAGTTTTACGTTGCCGCCGTTTTCGTCGACGTTGACCTGGACAGTTCGGGGTCTTATTGTAATGTTCAATACTCCAAATTGGGTGGTGTAAAAGCTAACAACGCTCTGACCACGTTTGAATACAAGGTCGGAGTTGGTCGTGCCTCTTCTTATTATGCTTACCTTATCCTTTTCAAGCATAAGAGTTGTTCGTGTCCCTTCAAGTCCTGAAAGTTCCGATTCATCGTATTCAGCTATATATTTATCGTCATTTTTGTAAAATTCGCCTTCAGTAATAAGCTCTATCACTTCTTTTTCTCCATCTATCTTTTGCACATTTTTTACTGAAATCAATGCTTTTTTCTTCATATTTTCATCCCCTTGGGCTTTAGAATTTTTCTATATCAATCTTTCTTATGTTTATTATATCATGTTCTAAAAAGTTTCCGCCTACTCTTTTAAATTTATCTGGATTGTCGCTGACATAATATTCATATTCGGCGCTGTTATCGATAGTATTTTCGATACAATTTTCATTCAATATTCTTTTTAACTCAAGTGCCGTTTCCCTGGCTGGATTAATTAGTTTAACTTTATGTTCCAAAACATCATCCACAACCTTTGTAAGCAGCGGATAGTGAGTGCATCCCATAACAAGGGCATCTATTTGCTTCTCTTTTAATTGGCTTAAATACTCTTCAGCCACCATATAAGAAACCTTTGTATTCGCCCATCCTTCCTCCACAATTGGAACAAATAATGGACATGGATATGCATAAATCTTAGCATCTGGCAAAAGCTTTATAATTGCTTTTTCATAGGCTCTGCTGTTTACAGTCCCTTCCGTCCCTATTATTCCAATCCTTTTATTTTTCGATGCCTTTGCTGCAGCATTTGCGCCCGGCTTTATAACCCCTATTACGGGAATTTCAAAAGCATTTTGCAATTCATCTAAACTAAATGCCGATGCGGTATTGCATGCAACAACTATTGCCTTTACATTCTTCGTCAATAAAAACCTCGTGTTCTGCTTTGCAAATCTTGTAACAGTTTCTGCTGACTTTGAACCATAGGGCACTCTTGCAGTATCACCAAAATAAACTATATTTTCGTTAGGCAATGTATCCATAATTTCTTTTACAACAGTTAATCCACCTATTCCTGAATCAAACACCCCTATAGGTCGTGTATCCAATTTCATCCCCTGCCTTTTCTACTGCTATATAATAATTATATTTATATTATACATTTTTAATCCTCAAAAGTTAACTTAAGTAATTTTAAATCAACTGATATATTTTGTAAAGCAAAAAATATATGGGTGCAAATAGCACCCATATACTATCTATGATTCTGTTCTTCTGCCATTCTTGATGCATACCTAATTGCTGCTGCAACCAAATTACCACATTCTCTTGAAGGAACTCCACCCCAGCCTTCTCTTCTTACGATGTCATCAACGCCAAGCTCTTTTGCAAGCTCATACTTTAAAGCATCAGACATAATTCCATGCCTTCTGCTCATTTCAATCCCCCCTGTTTCGTTCCTTACTTATATTATCCCCCGAAATTGTAATTGCAATCATGCAAATAATAACATTACTGTAAGCTACATAGTCAATTCCCCATTTGGAGTATCTATAAGCTTTAATATTCTTTCCTCGGTTCCATCCATTGCATTTATATAAACTATGTATTTCTCTCCTTTATATTCACCATAAAACTCATAACAGAACACTTCCTTCATAGACTCCATAGGAATAATAGAAAGTCTTACATTTTTTATAGCAAGCTTTGTTGAAACATTGCTCCTTGCCTCATCAACCGAAATCCTTGGCTTTTGAATATCCCTTTTTGTATGTGCAATCATATAATGCTGTGCTTCAATACCCACAATATCTCCATTATCAAGAGCGATTTTCAATTTTATCTGGTCAGGGTAAATAACAACCTTATCCTGAACATACACATAGTTAATTACAGCAACATTATCATATTTTAGAGCATACGTAGGAATCATGGATTTATAGCCATGTTTTTCTAAAAATTTTATACCTATATCGACTGCCTTTTTTATTTTTATTGTTTCCTTCCCAACGCTTCTTGAATCAAGCATATAAACAAGATGTCCGCCATTTTTACTAATATCTATATTTATATCTCCATCTTTTCTTCCTCTAACCTTAACAGAAAGAGCATATGTTGGGACCTTATCGCTTGTTTTGTCGCTATACTGCGAAATTGAAGCTACTCTTTCTTTTCCAATAATATCTGCTGCTATTTTCTTAGCCTCATCAAGGCTTACTTCCTTCTCCTTTAAAACCCTAGGCTTAATATTTAACACATTTTCAGCAAAAGGACCATCGTAAATAAGCGTAGGATATTCCTGAAGCTCCTTTGCAATCCTCTCAAATTTCACATCTACAGTTTCAGCAAGATTCCTATTAAACGTGGATGAACCCTGGTCCTTAATTTCAGTCCAGTCGATATTTCCAGCGCTTATTTCTCTTTCAAGTTCATGAAGCTGAACATTTAGGTATCCAGCAAAATCCGTAAGCTTTTCAACAGTATTCATGTCTGCTTCAGTCAAACTTTGCCCTGAGTTTACAGTCTTTAATAAAGAATAACAAAAATCACCAACCTGAGTTAAGAACTTTGTAGTCTGGCCTATTGCCTGGTGAGAAATTGGGAGAGAATTTAATTTATCCTGAGCAATACTTGCCTGCCTCCATATATCCCCAAACAATATAAGAGCCTGTTTGGGCGTTGCA is a window from the Caloramator mitchellensis genome containing:
- a CDS encoding DUF1934 domain-containing protein translates to MKKKALISVKNVQKIDGEKEVIELITEGEFYKNDDKYIAEYDESELSGLEGTRTTLMLEKDKVSIIRRGTTNSDLVFKRGQSVVSFYTTQFGVLNITIRPRTVQVNVDENGGNVKLEYEINSNGDGFIDNSLELNINLPKN
- the murI gene encoding glutamate racemase translates to MDTRPIGVFDSGIGGLTVVKEIMDTLPNENIVYFGDTARVPYGSKSAETVTRFAKQNTRFLLTKNVKAIVVACNTASAFSLDELQNAFEIPVIGVIKPGANAAAKASKNKRIGIIGTEGTVNSRAYEKAIIKLLPDAKIYAYPCPLFVPIVEEGWANTKVSYMVAEEYLSQLKEKQIDALVMGCTHYPLLTKVVDDVLEHKVKLINPARETALELKRILNENCIENTIDNSAEYEYYVSDNPDKFKRVGGNFLEHDIINIRKIDIEKF
- a CDS encoding small, acid-soluble spore protein, alpha/beta type — translated: MSRRHGIMSDALKYELAKELGVDDIVRREGWGGVPSRECGNLVAAAIRYASRMAEEQNHR
- the ypeB gene encoding germination protein YpeB, which gives rise to MFNKRSFLAIVVSIIVVGTSTYSFLLYLDRKEYRNYLQAQYQRSLYDLISNVDGIQVSLSKAQVTATPKQALILFGDIWRQASIAQDKLNSLPISHQAIGQTTKFLTQVGDFCYSLLKTVNSGQSLTEADMNTVEKLTDFAGYLNVQLHELEREISAGNIDWTEIKDQGSSTFNRNLAETVDVKFERIAKELQEYPTLIYDGPFAENVLNIKPRVLKEKEVSLDEAKKIAADIIGKERVASISQYSDKTSDKVPTYALSVKVRGRKDGDINIDISKNGGHLVYMLDSRSVGKETIKIKKAVDIGIKFLEKHGYKSMIPTYALKYDNVAVINYVYVQDKVVIYPDQIKLKIALDNGDIVGIEAQHYMIAHTKRDIQKPRISVDEARSNVSTKLAIKNVRLSIIPMESMKEVFCYEFYGEYKGEKYIVYINAMDGTEERILKLIDTPNGELTM